A region from the Coffea eugenioides isolate CCC68of chromosome 9, Ceug_1.0, whole genome shotgun sequence genome encodes:
- the LOC113782537 gene encoding uncharacterized protein LOC113782537, which yields MASTLSTQVTRHCVEELFNTKEEERMRRKLCLHGLLPVNSLVFKRTHKGDPICGGCGEQEESIEHMFFQCSKAQEVWKMAPLQWDGLREQTGNFQAWWTALLEATCRTEGKEHIELTVNILWQLWKRRNEWQFNAKHRHPWKTIQKAQQEWQEQKAVQSKQKIFTEDAVRADEKVDPEEARRNEIQIRISTKVQDQTNRVGMGIFASTFNNQWVAAWALIDRKTVHQMQSTAEAVKMAIIKARHQQWKEIVVHIPSPQLLKMIKERMAKDIKMATLIDDINDLRSLFQKCSFCLDRSLDSRCEVISDYALGIFQDEEWINPQCV from the exons ATGGCATCTACACTGTCAACTCAGGTTACAAGGCATTGTGTAGAGGAACTGTTCAACACAAAGGAAGAAGAGAGAATGAGGCGGAAACTA TGCCTCCATGGTTTATTACCAGTCAACAGCCTGGTTTTTAAAAGAACACACAAAGGTGATCCAATCTGTGGTGGCTGTGGTGAACAAGAAGAGTCAATTGAACACATGTTTTTCCAATGCAGCAAAGCACAAGAGGTGTGGAAAATGGCTCCATTACAATGGGATGGGTTAAGGGAACAGACAGGGAATTTTCAAGCTTGGTGGACTGCTCTTCTGGAAGCTACATGCAGGACAGAAGGAAAGGAGCATATAGAGCTCACTGTGAACATCCTCTGGCAACTCTGGAAAAGGAGAAATGAATGGCAGTTCAATGCCAAACACAGGCACCCTTGGAAAACAATCCAAAAGGCTCAACAGGAATGGCAAGAACAAAAAGCTGTCCAGAGCAAGCAGAAAATATTCACTGAAGATGCGGTAAGAGCAGATGAGAAAGTTGATCCGGAGGAGGCAAGAAGGAATGAAATTCAGATCAGAATATCAACTAAGGTGCAAGACCAAACCAACAGAGTTGGCATGGGGATTTTTGCATCTACTTTCAACAATCAGTGGGTGGCTGCCTGGGCACTTATTGACAGAAAAACAGTGCATCAGATGCAGTCTACTGCAGAAGCTGTGAAAATGGCCATCATAAAGGCTAGACACCAGCAATGGAAGGAAATTGTTGTCCACATCCCCAGCCCCCAACTACTGAAGATGATAAAGGAAAGGATGGCTAAGGACATCAAAATGGCTACTTTGATAGACGATATTAACGACCTCAGGTCCTTATTTCAGAAATGCTCCTTTTGCTTAGATAGGAGCTTAGACTCTAGATGTGAAGTGATTAGTGATTATGCTTTGGGCATATTTCAAGATGAGGAATGGATTAATCCTCAGTGTGTCTAA